The Ziziphus jujuba cultivar Dongzao chromosome 7, ASM3175591v1 genome includes a region encoding these proteins:
- the LOC107423604 gene encoding uncharacterized protein LOC107423604 codes for MKLIWSPETASKAYIETVKSCEKFKEFGVAELLSAMAAGWNAKLIVEAWTQGGPIATSIGLAVAARNTGGRHVCIVPDERSRLEYVSAMRNASSSSSPPPPPLPEIAVGEVEATMGGLVGVDFLVVDCKRRDFARVLRLAKASHKGAVFACKNAAWQRNVSGFRWQWALERGTRVVRSVFLPVGRGLDIAHIGSNSGTVALKKGPSRWIKHIDQKSGEEHVFRK; via the exons aTGAAGCTCATATGGTCCCCAGAAACGGCTTCTAAAGCCTACATAGAAACTGTGAAATCA tgtgagaaattcaaagaattcGGAGTTGCAGAGCTCCTCTCAGCCATGGCGGCGGGTTGGAACGCCAAGCTGATCGTGGAAGCATGGACTCAGGGAGGTCCAATAGCCACGAGCATCGGTCTCGCTGTGGCCGCGAGGAATACAGGAGGACGACACGTGTGCATCGTCCCCGATGAAAGATCGAGGCTGGAATACGTATCGGCGATGCGAAACGCGAGCTCATCGTCGTCGCCGCCGCCGCCACCTCTGCCGGAGATAGCGGTGGGGGAAGTGGAGGCGACGATGGGGGGGCTGGTGGGAGTGGATTTTCTGGTGGTGGATTGCAAGAGGAGGGATTTCGCAAGGGTACTGAGATTGGCTAAGGCGAGCCACAAGGGTGCGGTTTTTGCATGTAAAAATGCTGCATGGCAACGAAACGTTTCGGGGTTCAGATGGCAATGGGCTCTCGAGAGGGGGACACGTGTTGTGAGATCGGTGTTTCTGCCTGTTGGGAGAGGATTAGATATTGCTCATATAGGAAGTAATAGTGGGACTGTGGCATTAAAGAAAGGTCCTAGCCGTTGGATCAAGCACATCGATCAAAAATCTGGCGAGGAACACGTTTTCCGGAAGTGA